In uncultured Trichococcus sp., the following proteins share a genomic window:
- a CDS encoding FAD:protein FMN transferase, which yields MNEAKRTIYLMGTVIQLWIQHPDPEIILENAENRLRDYEKRFSANDKNSDLMKINTQAGKAPVTVDKDLFELIKLGKMHSLPDDSALNITIGPLIQLWRIGFEDAQRPSEQEIKQKLKLVQPESIILDEENNTVYLEKPGMAIDLGALAKGYFADKILEYFVSEGVRAALIDLGGNVVTYGEAPQREDGYWRIGIQHPMQPRGKFVLALKSKNQSIVTSGIYERTFTMDGKTYHHIFDSRTGYPLETDIASITVVSDKSVDGEIWTTRLFAQKPEQVIASLNSLEGFSGIVITKDGTLLYSKSLSSQIVM from the coding sequence ATGAATGAAGCGAAACGAACGATTTATCTGATGGGCACCGTTATCCAGCTATGGATTCAACATCCCGATCCCGAAATAATTTTAGAAAATGCCGAAAACCGATTGCGGGACTATGAAAAACGTTTCAGTGCGAACGATAAAAATTCTGATCTGATGAAAATAAATACTCAGGCAGGGAAAGCACCAGTCACGGTCGATAAGGATTTGTTCGAACTGATCAAATTGGGCAAAATGCATAGCCTCCCGGATGACAGCGCCCTGAACATCACCATCGGGCCGCTGATCCAATTGTGGCGCATCGGTTTTGAAGATGCCCAGCGGCCTTCTGAGCAGGAAATAAAACAAAAGCTGAAATTGGTTCAGCCGGAAAGCATCATTCTCGATGAGGAAAACAACACTGTATATTTGGAAAAACCAGGCATGGCGATCGACTTGGGAGCTCTTGCGAAGGGATATTTCGCGGATAAGATTTTGGAGTATTTCGTTTCCGAAGGAGTCCGCGCCGCGCTCATCGATCTGGGCGGGAATGTCGTAACGTACGGGGAGGCACCCCAGCGCGAAGACGGCTATTGGCGGATCGGCATCCAGCATCCTATGCAACCCAGAGGGAAGTTTGTGCTGGCGCTGAAGTCCAAAAATCAATCCATCGTCACGTCAGGCATCTATGAGCGCACCTTTACAATGGACGGGAAAACCTATCACCACATTTTTGATAGCAGGACGGGATATCCTCTGGAAACCGATATTGCCAGCATCACGGTCGTTTCTGATAAATCGGTCGATGGCGAAATCTGGACCACCAGGCTTTTTGCCCAAAAGCCCGAGCAGGTGATCGCTTCTCTGAATAGTCTGGAAGGGTTCAGCGGAATCGTCATAACGAAAGACGGCACATTATTGTATTCCAAATCCTTATCCTCTCAAATCGTGATGTAG
- the istB gene encoding IS21-like element helper ATPase IstB — protein METDRLEEVCKQLRLSHIPRVIGTEGFETKEDWLLFLLENELKCREELKTARLFKQAKFPVRRTLDNYDWHDHITLPNPTTKEELISLSFIRQKENAVFVGTPGTGKTHLACALGQMATHAGVETRFWRVSELVGELERQWKNNTLEIFKHRFDKVKLVILDEMGYVPFTKEGAELLFQLISDWYETKSIIITSNLEFSQWNKVFIDTRLTAALVDRLIHHAHILSFTGESFRLKNALSRPK, from the coding sequence ATGGAAACCGATCGTTTAGAAGAGGTCTGTAAGCAGTTGCGGCTCTCTCATATTCCTAGAGTCATTGGAACGGAGGGCTTTGAAACCAAAGAAGATTGGTTGCTATTCCTGTTGGAGAATGAATTGAAGTGCCGGGAAGAACTAAAGACGGCTCGGCTCTTCAAACAGGCCAAATTCCCTGTACGCCGGACTTTAGACAACTACGACTGGCATGATCATATCACGCTGCCAAATCCGACCACAAAGGAAGAGTTAATCAGCCTCTCCTTTATCCGCCAAAAAGAAAACGCCGTTTTCGTGGGTACCCCAGGAACTGGTAAGACGCATTTAGCTTGTGCTCTTGGCCAAATGGCCACGCATGCTGGTGTTGAAACACGCTTCTGGCGAGTCTCTGAATTGGTGGGAGAATTGGAACGCCAATGGAAGAACAACACGTTGGAGATCTTCAAGCACCGCTTTGACAAGGTGAAGTTGGTTATCCTAGATGAGATGGGCTATGTGCCGTTCACTAAGGAAGGTGCCGAGTTACTCTTCCAGCTGATCAGTGATTGGTATGAAACGAAAAGTATCATCATCACCAGTAATTTGGAGTTCAGCCAATGGAATAAGGTGTTTATCGATACACGTTTGACGGCGGCATTGGTGGACCGCTTGATTCATCACGCACACATTTTAAGCTTCACCGGAGAGAGCTTCCGGCTCAAAAACGCTCTATCAAGACCAAAATAA
- a CDS encoding TetR/AcrR family transcriptional regulator translates to MARSKEFNEEEALDKAMEIFWKQGYEKTSIQDLVDQMGIHRRSLYDTFGDKHSLFVQTLERYESLIAAQIRKQITEEMTTVESIRKIFELAVYSDNTNPKGCLMVNTAVELSLLDNEISQRIKSAFKHTENLIADLLSRGQARGEVARSFDINELARYIHNALTGVRVLVKTTSDPQELESTIDLTLSILKNEQ, encoded by the coding sequence TTGGCCAGAAGTAAAGAATTCAATGAAGAAGAGGCTTTGGATAAAGCGATGGAAATCTTTTGGAAACAAGGATATGAAAAAACTTCGATACAGGATTTAGTGGATCAGATGGGGATCCATCGCAGGAGTTTATACGATACGTTTGGAGACAAACATTCTCTTTTTGTACAAACTTTGGAACGCTATGAATCGCTGATCGCTGCTCAAATCAGGAAACAGATAACAGAAGAGATGACCACTGTTGAATCCATCAGAAAAATATTTGAACTGGCAGTCTACTCTGATAATACCAATCCGAAGGGATGTTTAATGGTCAACACGGCAGTAGAATTATCCTTGCTTGACAATGAAATTTCTCAAAGAATAAAATCCGCCTTCAAGCATACTGAAAATTTGATAGCGGATCTATTGTCTAGGGGACAAGCAAGAGGGGAAGTTGCACGTTCATTTGACATCAATGAACTCGCACGTTACATCCATAATGCCCTTACTGGCGTCAGAGTATTAGTGAAAACGACGTCAGATCCGCAAGAGTTAGAGTCAACGATCGATTTGACGCTATCGATATTGAAAAATGAGCAATGA
- a CDS encoding NADP-dependent oxidoreductase, which yields MKAVQIKKYSKKIETEVVEIPIPEISDHEVLVKVKVAAVNHLEILNITGSVKLIQDYDMPLTIGNELTGVISEVGKLVSGFKKGDAVYTRLPLDKIGAFAEYVAVDAKAISHLPKNLDFVTGAAAPLTGLTAYQGLHEELNAKAGQTVFIPGGSGSFGQMAVPIAKAMGLKVIVSGNPSSREQILAAGATQYIDYTKENYWEILKGVDFVIDTLGAAEFDRELSIIKPGGTLLSLRTGPNRQFGKDHGFPKWKQLLFALAGAKFDRKAKKQGVAYRFIFVRSDGSQLEEISKIIEENNIIPAVDPTEFTLDQVNEALHLVASGHPKGKVVIKVSD from the coding sequence ATGAAAGCAGTCCAAATCAAAAAATACTCAAAAAAAATCGAAACAGAAGTTGTAGAAATTCCTATTCCGGAGATCAGTGATCACGAAGTTTTAGTGAAAGTAAAGGTAGCGGCTGTCAATCATTTGGAAATCCTGAACATCACAGGAAGTGTCAAATTAATTCAAGATTACGATATGCCTTTAACAATCGGCAATGAGTTGACCGGTGTCATTTCTGAGGTCGGAAAACTTGTTTCAGGATTCAAGAAAGGCGATGCGGTCTATACGCGACTTCCGTTGGACAAAATTGGCGCTTTTGCTGAATATGTCGCGGTGGATGCCAAAGCGATATCGCATCTGCCCAAGAATCTCGACTTTGTTACAGGGGCAGCGGCTCCTTTAACGGGCCTGACAGCGTATCAAGGACTGCATGAAGAACTGAATGCTAAAGCTGGGCAAACAGTCTTTATTCCAGGCGGATCAGGCAGTTTCGGGCAAATGGCTGTTCCCATAGCTAAAGCCATGGGACTGAAGGTCATTGTCTCGGGAAATCCCTCTTCACGCGAACAAATACTCGCTGCCGGCGCGACTCAATACATTGATTATACGAAAGAAAATTATTGGGAAATTTTAAAGGGAGTGGATTTTGTCATTGACACACTCGGGGCTGCTGAATTCGATCGGGAATTATCAATCATCAAACCTGGAGGAACACTGTTGAGCCTTCGAACAGGTCCAAATAGACAGTTTGGAAAAGATCATGGATTTCCGAAGTGGAAGCAACTGCTGTTCGCTCTTGCAGGGGCAAAATTTGATCGAAAAGCCAAGAAGCAGGGTGTGGCGTACCGTTTTATATTTGTCCGCTCCGATGGTTCGCAATTGGAAGAAATCTCAAAAATCATTGAAGAAAACAATATTATCCCGGCTGTCGATCCGACTGAATTTACGCTAGATCAAGTAAATGAAGCCTTGCATCTGGTAGCGAGTGGGCATCCAAAAGGGAAAGTTGTCATCAAGGTTTCCGATTGA
- a CDS encoding flavocytochrome c, with protein MKFVGIVGTNAEFSYNRLLLEFMKSHFDEAAEIEVLEIKDMPLFDESNDQTDSEPVRFMQQKVEEADGVIIATPEHNHSIPSALKSVLEWLSYKVHPFDGKPVMIIGASYDVQGSSRAQLHLRQILDAPGVNATVMPGNEFLLGRAHEAFDEHGNLVNKGTIDFLESCFRKFMRFTDVANILNIPEDVTFEPGEYTVTAPGHNGDLPMVVTLSSDRIESIEIDSSGESAGIADVVFTRIPQEIVEGQTLNVDIISGASVTSHGVIDGVAKAIKLAGSNPDILKKRPKAADQPKAEEVELSTDVLVIGGGGAGLGAAATALQEGKKVILLEKFPAIGGNTVRTGGPLGAANPEWQNKFAALPGEDTTLKAMLAMDESEIDEEYLADFRTLKQQIQDYLNEVEGKDKYLFDSTIWHRIQTYLGGKRTDLQGNVIYGQYDLVKTMTDNAPDAVKWLAEIGVAFDWDKVEMPVGMMWRRGHKPKENQGYAFVAALQKFIEQNGGQIITDTSVKELLVEDGKVVGVIARGLRNKKVTVRAGGVVLATGGFGANTKMLKQYNTYWSEIDDDIKTSNSPAITGDGIKLGESVGADLVGMGFTQMMPVSDPNTGALFTGLQVPPANFVMVNQEGNRFVNEYESRDKLTQAAIDNGGLFYLIADDEIKKTAMNTNQAKIDKEVAAGILYRADTLEELAEQLGMDPEVLVDTVAKYNSYVTAGKDPEFGKNVFDLKVEVAPFYATPRKPAVHHTMGGLRIDTEARVLDKNGAIIPGLYAAGEVAGGIHAGNRLGGNALADIFTYGRIAGKNAAYKS; from the coding sequence ATGAAATTTGTTGGGATAGTCGGTACAAATGCAGAATTTTCATACAACCGTCTGCTTTTGGAATTCATGAAAAGCCACTTTGACGAAGCGGCCGAAATTGAAGTATTGGAAATAAAAGATATGCCACTCTTTGATGAGTCAAACGATCAGACGGACAGTGAGCCAGTTCGGTTCATGCAACAAAAGGTGGAAGAAGCGGACGGCGTCATCATCGCCACGCCAGAACACAATCATTCAATCCCCTCAGCATTGAAAAGCGTGTTGGAGTGGTTATCTTATAAAGTCCATCCGTTTGATGGCAAACCGGTGATGATCATCGGCGCATCCTATGATGTGCAGGGATCTTCCCGCGCGCAATTGCACCTGCGTCAAATATTGGATGCGCCAGGTGTCAATGCTACGGTTATGCCGGGTAATGAATTCTTGCTGGGTCGTGCTCATGAAGCCTTCGATGAACATGGAAATCTAGTGAACAAGGGCACTATCGATTTCCTTGAAAGTTGTTTCAGAAAATTCATGCGCTTTACGGATGTCGCCAATATCTTGAATATTCCGGAAGATGTCACCTTCGAACCAGGGGAATATACCGTTACAGCCCCGGGGCACAATGGCGATCTGCCGATGGTCGTCACTTTATCAAGCGACCGCATTGAGTCGATCGAAATCGATTCTTCCGGCGAATCGGCAGGCATTGCCGATGTCGTCTTTACGCGCATCCCGCAAGAGATCGTCGAAGGGCAAACGCTGAATGTCGACATCATCTCGGGCGCTTCTGTGACAAGTCACGGGGTTATCGACGGCGTTGCAAAAGCGATCAAATTAGCCGGATCAAATCCGGATATCTTGAAGAAACGTCCGAAGGCAGCCGATCAACCAAAAGCGGAAGAAGTGGAACTGTCCACTGACGTGCTGGTGATTGGGGGCGGTGGAGCCGGACTTGGTGCTGCGGCAACAGCCCTTCAGGAAGGTAAAAAAGTCATTTTGCTTGAAAAATTCCCTGCCATCGGTGGGAATACCGTCCGTACAGGCGGACCATTGGGTGCGGCTAATCCTGAATGGCAAAATAAATTCGCGGCACTGCCCGGGGAAGACACCACGCTTAAGGCCATGCTGGCAATGGATGAGTCCGAGATCGATGAAGAGTATCTGGCAGACTTCCGTACGTTGAAGCAACAGATCCAGGACTATCTCAATGAAGTGGAAGGCAAAGATAAATACCTCTTTGATTCCACCATCTGGCATCGTATCCAGACTTATTTGGGCGGCAAGCGGACTGATCTGCAAGGGAATGTCATCTACGGCCAATACGATTTGGTGAAAACGATGACTGACAATGCGCCTGATGCAGTGAAATGGCTGGCAGAAATCGGCGTCGCATTCGATTGGGATAAAGTCGAAATGCCAGTAGGCATGATGTGGCGCCGTGGCCACAAACCGAAGGAAAACCAAGGTTATGCCTTCGTAGCGGCTCTCCAGAAATTTATCGAGCAAAATGGCGGCCAAATCATCACCGATACATCGGTGAAAGAATTGCTGGTTGAGGACGGGAAAGTGGTCGGGGTCATCGCACGCGGTCTTCGGAATAAAAAAGTGACCGTCCGTGCTGGTGGGGTTGTGCTGGCAACAGGTGGTTTTGGAGCCAACACCAAGATGTTGAAGCAGTACAACACCTACTGGAGCGAGATTGACGATGACATCAAGACTTCCAACTCACCAGCGATCACTGGAGACGGCATCAAGTTGGGCGAAAGTGTCGGTGCTGATCTGGTAGGCATGGGCTTCACCCAAATGATGCCAGTATCCGATCCGAACACAGGAGCGCTCTTCACAGGACTCCAAGTGCCACCTGCCAACTTTGTCATGGTGAACCAAGAAGGCAACCGCTTCGTCAACGAGTATGAAAGCCGTGATAAGCTGACCCAAGCGGCGATCGATAACGGTGGTCTGTTCTACTTGATCGCGGATGATGAGATCAAGAAGACTGCCATGAACACCAATCAAGCGAAGATCGATAAGGAAGTAGCAGCAGGCATCCTCTATCGTGCGGATACGCTTGAGGAACTGGCCGAACAATTGGGTATGGACCCGGAAGTGCTGGTAGATACCGTCGCGAAATACAACAGCTATGTGACGGCCGGAAAAGATCCGGAATTCGGCAAAAATGTCTTTGATCTGAAAGTGGAAGTTGCACCATTCTATGCAACCCCAAGAAAACCGGCCGTTCACCATACCATGGGCGGATTGCGGATCGATACGGAAGCCCGTGTCCTCGATAAAAATGGTGCGATCATCCCAGGCTTGTATGCGGCAGGCGAGGTCGCCGGTGGCATCCATGCCGGCAACCGATTGGGCGGGAATGCATTAGCGGACATTTTCACATACGGACGCATTGCAGGGAAAAACGCAGCTTATAAAAGCTGA
- a CDS encoding LysR family transcriptional regulator, with product MGQMNAPYTLQYIDALLQHGSFTKAAKDLYISQPYLTQTIKKVEKELGTEIINRKSPHLQLTDAGKIYYQYLETIEEEGDFLKRKLAHYTDTLNPVIRIGILPSLATYLLPLALPTFMRDYPDTPLSINEDLPKTNELRVINQELDFYIGQNPESVSPSLITRDCGYQSYYAIIPSSSELYQPNRCMLTKGSIPIDQLLQQKLVLTTSGSAIRRQIDRLLQRYKLTPTIVLESSNIYTVAELAKKNAGVAFVPEGLVSESPTLAYNLYPVSHELISIEYFIAYSTTKTLTPTLQAFADTFIQEIQAHTLHHDLRG from the coding sequence ATGGGCCAAATGAACGCTCCCTATACGCTCCAATATATCGACGCTTTGCTGCAACACGGCAGCTTTACCAAAGCCGCAAAAGACTTATACATTTCACAACCTTACTTGACCCAAACAATCAAAAAAGTCGAAAAGGAACTCGGAACAGAAATCATCAACAGAAAAAGCCCGCATCTCCAACTGACCGATGCGGGAAAAATTTATTATCAATATCTGGAAACGATCGAGGAAGAAGGCGATTTCCTGAAGAGGAAGTTGGCACACTATACGGACACCCTTAATCCGGTCATCCGGATCGGCATATTGCCAAGTTTGGCAACGTATCTTCTGCCGTTGGCTTTGCCGACATTTATGCGGGACTATCCTGATACACCCCTATCGATCAACGAAGATTTGCCGAAAACAAACGAATTAAGAGTGATCAATCAGGAATTGGATTTCTATATCGGGCAAAATCCCGAATCGGTTTCGCCTTCCCTGATCACGCGTGATTGCGGTTATCAATCCTATTATGCCATTATTCCCAGCTCATCGGAATTGTACCAGCCCAACAGGTGCATGTTGACCAAGGGCAGCATCCCGATCGACCAATTACTCCAACAAAAATTAGTGCTTACCACCAGCGGTTCTGCGATTCGCCGACAAATCGATCGCTTGCTGCAAAGATACAAGCTCACACCAACGATTGTTTTGGAGAGTTCCAACATCTACACAGTGGCCGAACTTGCAAAAAAGAATGCGGGCGTCGCCTTTGTGCCGGAAGGATTAGTTAGTGAATCACCAACCCTAGCGTATAACTTATATCCTGTTTCGCATGAACTCATTTCCATAGAATATTTTATCGCTTATTCAACCACAAAAACATTAACACCTACTCTTCAGGCATTTGCGGATACGTTCATTCAAGAGATTCAAGCGCATACGCTACATCACGATTTGAGAGGATAA
- a CDS encoding NAD(P)H-binding protein — protein MKILILGAAGQISKMITKNLLQETDAELVLYARNANRRIANSDPSQITIIDGDFNDSAKLLEVMEGVEIVYLNDMNSPEATQTIVDAAKKSGVAKIIAATILGIYDEVIGEFGKWNARMVGRTGTNRHKESAKIIEESGIDFTLLRLTWLYNQEGNERYTLSQKGEPFIGAQVTRQAVARLIMDIIGNPAVYSNKSLGVSEPNTDFPKPSFY, from the coding sequence ATGAAAATATTGATTTTAGGAGCCGCAGGACAAATTTCGAAGATGATAACCAAAAATTTATTGCAGGAAACCGATGCAGAATTGGTACTGTATGCCCGCAATGCGAACAGACGAATCGCCAACAGTGACCCAAGCCAAATCACAATCATCGACGGGGACTTCAACGATTCCGCTAAGTTGTTGGAAGTCATGGAAGGCGTGGAGATTGTTTATCTGAATGACATGAATTCTCCGGAAGCTACCCAAACGATTGTGGATGCCGCCAAAAAATCCGGCGTTGCCAAAATAATCGCGGCCACGATTCTTGGGATTTATGACGAAGTAATCGGCGAGTTCGGGAAATGGAATGCCAGAATGGTCGGCCGCACGGGAACAAACCGCCACAAAGAGTCGGCGAAAATCATTGAGGAATCCGGGATTGATTTTACATTGCTGCGCTTGACGTGGCTTTATAACCAGGAAGGCAACGAAAGATACACACTCAGCCAAAAAGGGGAACCTTTCATCGGCGCGCAAGTGACCCGCCAAGCAGTCGCGCGGCTGATCATGGACATCATCGGAAATCCGGCAGTCTATTCAAACAAAAGCCTCGGCGTCAGCGAACCCAATACAGATTTCCCGAAGCCATCGTTTTACTGA
- a CDS encoding Fic family protein — MLKNKLGITNQVELAKAEERISKANAKRLYGSGDINNLEIGTYKGLADIHKYLFADIYDFTGKTRTVNISKGNFRLAPVMYLEVSLNYIDNMPQATIEEIVAKYVEMNIAHPFREGNGRSARIWLDLILKKELGKVVDWNLIDKDNYLSAMERSPVNDLEIRYLISNALTTSIDDREVYMKGIDVSYYYEGYMEYSTYDL; from the coding sequence ATGCTAAAAAACAAATTGGGGATCACGAATCAAGTTGAGTTGGCGAAAGCAGAAGAACGAATCAGTAAAGCTAACGCTAAACGTTTATATGGTTCTGGCGATATCAATAATCTGGAAATCGGTACATACAAAGGTTTGGCAGATATCCATAAATATTTGTTTGCTGATATTTACGATTTTACGGGGAAGACCCGTACCGTGAATATTTCGAAGGGAAACTTCAGACTTGCACCCGTCATGTACTTGGAAGTTTCTTTGAATTACATTGACAATATGCCACAAGCCACTATCGAGGAAATTGTAGCGAAATATGTTGAAATGAATATTGCGCACCCTTTTCGTGAAGGAAATGGACGCAGTGCACGCATCTGGTTGGATTTGATTCTGAAGAAAGAACTGGGGAAAGTCGTAGACTGGAACTTGATCGACAAAGATAATTATCTGTCTGCCATGGAACGCAGCCCCGTCAATGACTTGGAAATCAGATACTTGATCAGTAATGCCTTGACTACGTCAATTGATGATCGGGAAGTCTATATGAAAGGAATTGATGTCAGTTACTATTATGAGGGATATATGGAATATTCCACTTATGATCTGTAA
- a CDS encoding NADPH-dependent FMN reductase produces MKLIGIVGTNSDKSTNRKLLQFIQKHFADKAEIEICEIKGLPAFNEPEDKTAPAGIQELADKIEAADGVIISTPEYDHSIPAALKSVLEWLSYSVKPFIDKPVMITGASHGSLGSSRAQAHLRQILDAPELKARIMPSAEFLLGRSLQAFDEKGDLVDPDKITELEECFEEFVLFVEITNALLKEHTARNAKNKDFSWK; encoded by the coding sequence ATGAAACTTATTGGAATTGTTGGCACTAACTCAGATAAATCCACAAACCGGAAATTATTGCAGTTCATCCAAAAACATTTTGCGGATAAAGCTGAAATCGAAATCTGCGAAATCAAAGGGCTGCCGGCATTTAACGAGCCTGAGGACAAAACGGCGCCAGCCGGCATCCAAGAACTTGCGGATAAAATTGAGGCGGCTGACGGCGTCATCATCAGCACACCGGAATACGATCATTCGATTCCCGCGGCGTTGAAAAGTGTGCTTGAATGGCTATCATACAGTGTGAAGCCGTTCATCGACAAACCGGTCATGATTACCGGAGCTTCGCATGGTTCGTTGGGTTCATCCCGCGCCCAAGCGCATCTGCGTCAGATCCTGGATGCGCCGGAATTGAAGGCGCGTATCATGCCGAGCGCCGAATTCCTGCTTGGCCGTTCCTTGCAGGCGTTTGATGAAAAGGGAGATTTGGTTGATCCTGATAAAATAACGGAATTAGAGGAATGTTTTGAGGAATTTGTTCTGTTTGTCGAGATCACGAATGCTTTATTGAAGGAGCACACTGCTCGCAATGCCAAAAATAAAGATTTTTCATGGAAATAA
- a CDS encoding nuclear transport factor 2 family protein, with protein MNMDEQQIIELYRAVNQAMVAKDIDKLDRILADGMHLVHMTGYDQTKDEWFAQISSGQMRYYSTKEENIKDIKIEGKKASFIGQSKVDARIYGSRHTWRLQVKNFFEKRNGEWIIVRQEASTY; from the coding sequence ATGAACATGGATGAACAACAAATTATTGAATTGTACCGCGCGGTAAATCAAGCGATGGTTGCAAAAGATATAGACAAACTGGATCGGATTCTTGCAGACGGCATGCATTTGGTCCATATGACGGGATATGACCAAACTAAAGACGAATGGTTTGCACAAATCAGCAGCGGACAGATGCGCTATTATTCAACCAAAGAAGAGAACATCAAGGATATCAAGATCGAGGGCAAAAAAGCGAGCTTCATCGGGCAAAGCAAAGTGGATGCGCGCATCTATGGTTCACGGCATACTTGGAGACTCCAGGTCAAAAATTTTTTTGAAAAGCGTAACGGGGAATGGATTATTGTTCGGCAAGAAGCTAGTACTTATTAG
- the zwf gene encoding glucose-6-phosphate dehydrogenase, with the protein MVKTNPVLIVLFGATGDLAQRKLYPSFFRLFRSGALAERFAVIGTARREWSDEHFRDVVSESLQSFQPTEAEKAAFLSHFYYRAHDVSDVEHYVHLKDLADRLDSQYNLEQNRMYYLAMAPQFFGPIVTHLKGQQIVTDKGFNRVVIEKPFGMDYASAEQLNDQITKVFPEEDIFRIDHYLGKEMIQNILAVRLTNPFLESSWNRDYIENVQITFAEELGVEERGGYYDHSGALKDMVQNHILQVLSLLAMEPLAAVSDANIQTAKIKALNDVRVYSPEEVRENFVRGQYAAGRLGDEGFVAYQEEPNVASDSRTETFVAGKFMVDNPRWNGVPFYVRTGKRLTEKGTRVNIVFKKVAFNPFDAAKEVPANDLTIYIQPTEGFALTMNRKEIGQGFNTQPIKLEYRHDSEMMENTPEAYERLTYDVILGDATNFARWEEVAQSWRIVDAIRETWDNANEEIPKYAARTMGPKEAFDLLEKENHEWAWRPDEWYRERGLLKG; encoded by the coding sequence GTGGTAAAAACAAATCCAGTATTGATTGTATTATTCGGCGCGACAGGTGATTTAGCCCAAAGAAAGTTATATCCTTCATTTTTCCGATTGTTCCGAAGCGGTGCGTTGGCAGAACGTTTCGCAGTGATCGGAACGGCAAGAAGAGAGTGGAGCGACGAGCATTTTCGGGATGTGGTTTCGGAATCGCTCCAATCATTCCAGCCGACAGAAGCGGAAAAAGCTGCCTTTTTAAGCCACTTTTATTATCGTGCGCATGATGTTTCCGATGTGGAGCATTACGTGCATCTCAAAGATTTGGCTGACAGATTGGATTCCCAATATAATTTGGAGCAGAACCGGATGTACTATCTGGCGATGGCACCGCAATTTTTTGGGCCGATTGTGACGCATCTGAAAGGACAGCAGATTGTGACGGACAAAGGCTTCAATCGCGTCGTCATCGAAAAGCCGTTCGGAATGGATTATGCATCAGCCGAGCAATTGAATGATCAAATCACCAAAGTGTTCCCGGAAGAGGATATTTTCAGGATCGACCACTATTTGGGCAAAGAGATGATCCAGAATATTTTGGCCGTCCGTTTGACGAATCCGTTCCTGGAATCCTCATGGAATCGTGATTACATCGAAAATGTTCAGATCACGTTTGCCGAGGAATTGGGTGTGGAAGAGCGCGGCGGTTACTATGACCACAGCGGCGCCTTAAAAGATATGGTGCAAAACCACATTCTGCAGGTGTTGTCCTTGTTGGCGATGGAACCTTTAGCTGCCGTATCCGACGCAAATATCCAAACAGCCAAGATCAAAGCGCTGAATGATGTGCGTGTCTATTCGCCGGAAGAAGTACGCGAAAACTTCGTGAGAGGGCAGTATGCGGCAGGCCGTTTGGGTGATGAGGGATTTGTTGCCTATCAAGAAGAGCCGAATGTCGCAAGCGACTCGAGGACGGAAACGTTTGTAGCCGGCAAATTCATGGTGGACAATCCGCGTTGGAACGGAGTGCCGTTTTATGTGCGCACCGGAAAACGCCTGACGGAAAAAGGAACGCGCGTCAATATCGTTTTTAAAAAGGTAGCTTTCAATCCATTTGATGCCGCGAAAGAAGTCCCGGCAAACGATCTGACCATCTATATCCAGCCAACTGAAGGTTTTGCTTTGACCATGAACCGGAAAGAAATCGGTCAAGGATTCAATACGCAGCCGATCAAATTGGAGTACCGCCACGACAGCGAAATGATGGAAAATACGCCAGAAGCTTATGAACGCCTGACCTATGATGTGATTTTGGGCGATGCAACCAACTTTGCGCGTTGGGAAGAAGTCGCACAATCCTGGAGAATCGTTGACGCAATCCGCGAAACGTGGGATAACGCCAATGAAGAAATTCCGAAGTATGCCGCAAGAACAATGGGACCAAAAGAAGCTTTTGATCTGTTGGAAAAAGAGAACCATGAATGGGCCTGGAGACCGGATGAATGGTACCGCGAACGCGGATTGCTGAAGGGGTAG